One window of the Leptolyngbya sp. CCY15150 genome contains the following:
- a CDS encoding ferredoxin family protein: protein MPHTIVTNVCEGVADCVDACPVACIHDGPGKNEKGTDWYWIDFSTCIDCGICVQVCPVEGAILPEERPELQKTPT, encoded by the coding sequence GTGACGAACGTTTGTGAAGGCGTTGCTGACTGCGTAGATGCCTGCCCAGTCGCCTGCATCCACGACGGGCCCGGCAAAAATGAAAAAGGTACCGACTGGTACTGGATTGATTTCTCCACCTGCATTGACTGCGGCATCTGCGTGCAGGTCTGTCCTGTGGAGGGAGCCATCTTGCCAGAAGAGCGCCCAGAACTACAAAAGACACCGACCTAG